ATTTCCGCCATGAAAGAATAACCGATTTGCTCCACTTTCAATGAAATACCAGGTCCAGAGCTCGCTGTCATAGACTTCGTCCCGCTCATGCTCGCCCCTAAAGACACGCTAATCCCACTGATTTCATCTTCCATCTGGATAAAATGACCGCCACATTTGGGTAAAGCCACGCTCATCGCATGCATAATATCCGAGCTTGGCGTGATAGGATAGCCCCCAAAAAACCGACACCCTACTTCAATCGCCGCTTTAGCGACTAATTCATTCCCATCAGTAATAATCTCACGCATTATTTACCTCTCCCTTCTAAAATAGTCTCTTCTAAAAGCATGTATTTATTGGCCTTAACCTTTTCGCTTCTTTCTTGGGCTTCTTTAGAAACTTTAGCGAATTTGAAATCCTTCCTGTCAGCCACATAAATCGCAAAATCCGGGCAGTGCAACTCGCATTGCACACAACCGATACAACTCTCTGGATAGGCTACTTTGGCCACTTTTCCAAGTACCCTTTCTTTTTCAATCCCCATGCCAAGAACTCCAGCAGGGCATACCGATACGCAAATATCACAACCCTTACACCT
This region of Helicobacter pylori genomic DNA includes:
- a CDS encoding 4Fe-4S dicluster domain-containing protein, yielding MAKMSAPDGVAVWVNEDRCKGCDICVSVCPAGVLGMGIEKERVLGKVAKVAYPESCIGCVQCELHCPDFAIYVADRKDFKFAKVSKEAQERSEKVKANKYMLLEETILEGRGK